In the Alkaliphilus oremlandii OhILAs genome, one interval contains:
- a CDS encoding class I SAM-dependent methyltransferase → MTKNAKFIPVLKFDWLTRFFDPLMKLTMSEKKFKKALLLQADIKDNDIILDFGCGTATLMIMAKKEAPKASIYGVDVDPNVLKIAKNKVKNSGYEISLRAYDGISLPYKSETFDKVLSSLVFHHLTRSQKEIVLKEIYRTLKFGGELHIADFGRASNIFMRGMFLIIQLFDGFINTSDNVNGLLPEIIREAGFDKVIEHKRIMTLFGTISLYRAIKLL, encoded by the coding sequence ATGACTAAAAATGCAAAGTTTATCCCAGTTTTAAAATTTGACTGGCTTACTCGTTTTTTTGATCCTTTAATGAAGCTTACAATGTCGGAAAAAAAGTTTAAGAAAGCTTTATTACTACAGGCTGATATTAAAGATAATGATATTATCCTTGATTTTGGCTGTGGTACTGCAACGCTAATGATTATGGCTAAAAAAGAAGCTCCGAAAGCAAGTATTTACGGTGTAGACGTTGATCCAAATGTACTCAAAATTGCTAAGAATAAGGTGAAAAATAGTGGTTATGAGATATCTTTAAGAGCCTATGATGGTATTTCATTACCCTATAAAAGTGAAACATTTGATAAGGTGCTATCAAGTCTTGTGTTCCACCATTTGACTAGAAGTCAAAAGGAAATAGTACTAAAAGAAATATATAGGACACTAAAGTTTGGTGGAGAATTGCATATTGCCGACTTTGGCAGAGCCAGTAACATTTTTATGCGAGGGATGTTTTTAATTATCCAACTATTTGATGGTTTTATTAATACCTCAGACAATGTGAATGGGTTACTCCCTGAGATTATCAGAGAAGCAGGTTTTGATAAAGTTATTGAACATAAGAGAATAATGACCTTGTTTGGTACTATTTCGTTATACAGAGCCATCAAACTATTGTAA
- a CDS encoding ArsR/SmtB family transcription factor, with translation MQDNKIDFERCDCTVIHEDVVNLVRDSMPHEESLYDLADIFKVFGDTTRIKILYALFASEMCVCDIAVLLNMTQSAISHQLRVLKQARLVKFRKEGKVVYYSLDDDHIKQIFDQGLIHIKHK, from the coding sequence ATGCAGGATAATAAAATTGACTTTGAAAGATGCGATTGTACTGTTATTCACGAAGACGTTGTAAACTTAGTAAGAGATAGTATGCCGCATGAAGAAAGCTTATATGATTTAGCAGATATCTTTAAAGTTTTTGGTGATACAACTAGAATTAAAATACTTTACGCCTTATTTGCTTCAGAGATGTGTGTATGTGATATTGCTGTATTACTTAATATGACTCAGTCTGCCATATCACACCAACTACGTGTACTGAAACAAGCAAGACTGGTTAAATTTAGGAAAGAAGGGAAGGTAGTATATTATTCTTTGGATGATGATCATATAAAGCAAATCTTTGATCAAGGTTTAATTCATATTAAGCACAAATAA
- a CDS encoding winged helix-turn-helix domain-containing protein, protein MDTIKSNENFKCRYFRIQKDVVKKVRARLPSDDEFASLIELFKVFTDEIKLKIIYVLFDSEVCLCELSELLTINEDEVIRQLKELERLGVVKHKHKEDMACYYLANNHIQHILVEGCIHKSHTD, encoded by the coding sequence ATGGATACAATAAAATCTAATGAAAATTTTAAATGTAGATACTTTAGGATTCAAAAAGATGTAGTTAAAAAGGTTAGAGCGAGATTACCAAGTGATGATGAATTTGCGAGTTTAATAGAACTATTCAAAGTATTTACCGATGAGATTAAACTTAAAATAATTTATGTATTATTTGATTCTGAAGTTTGTTTATGTGAATTAAGTGAGCTATTAACAATAAATGAAGATGAAGTTATTAGACAACTGAAAGAGTTAGAAAGATTAGGGGTAGTAAAACATAAACACAAAGAAGATATGGCTTGCTATTACCTAGCTAATAATCACATACAACATATTTTAGTAGAAGGATGCATTCATAAAAGTCATACTGATTAG
- a CDS encoding heavy metal translocating P-type ATPase, which translates to MSQKIRKELILEGLDCANCSAKIEYEANQIAGVSVSMNFMTKTLTIETENGQELERILVQINTIVNKHEPDVIVREKTINKGEKKALILVGLGCANCAAKMETQIKNLTGVKNATVDFVSKKLTIEANSKQDLKRIIEEATAIVKRIEPDVKVVDEEQKRKSDNKRIFILDGLGCANCASKIESEVKKIEGVKVASVDFVSKKLTMETDANINFEKLNEGIVSIVKRIEPDVKVISAEEIIKEKANDDEEDSNKKEIIRLGISGALFAIGLAFNLPSWLELTVFLISYIISGGKIVLKALKNITRGQVFDENFLMSIATIGAFFIGEYPEGVAVMLFFQVGEFFQELAVNRSRKSISALMDIRPDFANIKIGDDIKRVSPEEVSIGDIIVVKPGEKVPLDGKVVEGSSMVDTSALTGESVPREVEVGNDVLSGFINKNGLLTIEVTKEFGESTVSKILDLVQNASSKKAPTENFITKFARYYTPVVVVIAVLLAIVPPLVVPGATFSDWIYRALVFLVISCPCALVVSIPLGFFGGIGGASRSGVLVKGSNYLEALNNVEIVIFDKTGTLTKGVFNVTEINPQNNYTEEELIEYAAYAESYSNHPIAVSILKAYEKEVDKSKIESYDEISGHGIKVKVEGKEILAGNIKLMNKENIQVSKVESVGTVVHVALNNVYAGYIVISDEVKDDSASAIKALKALGVKKTVMLTGDVRSVGEKVGKQLGLDEVYAELLPTEKVEKLELIDKQKSPKGKLVFVGDGINDAPVLARADIGMAMGGLGSDAAIEAADVVIMTDEPSKIATGIKIAKRTRKIVWQNIILAMGVKLIFLILGATGVASLWEAVFADVGVTVIAVINAMRVMRVKDI; encoded by the coding sequence ATGAGTCAAAAAATTCGTAAAGAACTAATATTAGAAGGTCTAGATTGTGCGAATTGTTCAGCTAAAATTGAATACGAAGCAAACCAAATAGCTGGAGTAAGTGTTTCAATGAACTTTATGACAAAGACACTTACTATTGAAACTGAAAATGGACAGGAGTTAGAAAGGATATTAGTGCAAATTAATACTATCGTTAACAAGCATGAACCGGATGTTATAGTAAGGGAAAAAACAATAAACAAAGGTGAAAAGAAAGCATTAATACTTGTGGGCTTAGGATGTGCAAATTGTGCGGCAAAGATGGAAACACAGATTAAAAATCTTACAGGCGTAAAGAATGCAACCGTGGATTTCGTGTCTAAAAAATTAACCATTGAAGCAAATAGTAAGCAGGATCTAAAGAGAATTATTGAAGAAGCTACAGCTATAGTAAAAAGAATTGAACCAGATGTAAAAGTAGTCGATGAAGAACAGAAAAGAAAAAGTGATAATAAAAGAATTTTTATACTTGACGGGCTTGGATGTGCAAATTGTGCATCAAAAATAGAATCAGAAGTTAAAAAAATAGAGGGAGTTAAGGTTGCTTCTGTAGATTTTGTTTCAAAAAAGCTTACCATGGAAACTGATGCTAATATTAATTTTGAAAAGTTAAATGAAGGCATAGTCAGCATAGTAAAAAGAATTGAACCGGATGTTAAAGTTATAAGTGCTGAAGAGATTATTAAAGAAAAAGCAAATGACGATGAAGAAGATAGTAATAAGAAAGAAATAATAAGGCTTGGTATAAGTGGAGCTTTGTTTGCTATAGGCTTAGCGTTTAATTTGCCAAGCTGGTTGGAACTTACCGTATTTTTAATAAGCTATATTATATCTGGAGGAAAAATTGTACTAAAGGCTTTGAAGAATATCACAAGGGGCCAAGTGTTTGACGAAAATTTCCTTATGAGTATTGCTACAATTGGCGCATTTTTTATCGGAGAATATCCGGAAGGTGTAGCTGTTATGCTGTTTTTCCAGGTAGGAGAATTTTTTCAAGAATTAGCTGTAAATCGTTCTAGAAAGTCAATAAGCGCGCTGATGGATATAAGACCTGATTTTGCTAATATTAAAATTGGAGATGACATAAAAAGAGTATCCCCCGAAGAAGTAAGCATAGGTGATATTATTGTCGTAAAGCCAGGTGAAAAAGTTCCACTGGATGGCAAAGTAGTAGAAGGGAGCTCAATGGTTGATACATCTGCTCTAACAGGAGAATCTGTTCCAAGAGAAGTAGAGGTAGGCAATGATGTATTAAGTGGTTTTATTAATAAAAATGGTCTTTTAACTATTGAAGTTACAAAAGAATTTGGTGAATCCACTGTGTCTAAGATTTTAGATTTAGTTCAAAATGCCAGCAGCAAGAAAGCTCCAACTGAAAACTTTATAACAAAGTTTGCCAGATACTATACACCGGTAGTTGTAGTTATTGCAGTACTTCTTGCAATTGTACCACCCCTTGTTGTTCCGGGAGCAACATTCTCAGATTGGATATATAGAGCCTTAGTATTTTTAGTAATTTCATGTCCTTGTGCGCTGGTAGTATCTATTCCCCTTGGCTTCTTTGGTGGAATTGGTGGTGCATCCCGAAGTGGTGTATTAGTTAAGGGAAGTAACTATTTAGAAGCGTTAAATAATGTGGAAATAGTTATCTTTGATAAAACTGGTACTTTAACAAAAGGTGTATTTAATGTAACGGAAATAAATCCTCAAAATAATTATACTGAAGAAGAGCTAATAGAATATGCAGCATATGCAGAGAGTTACTCAAACCATCCAATTGCAGTTTCAATTTTAAAAGCCTATGAAAAAGAAGTTGATAAAAGTAAAATCGAAAGCTATGATGAAATATCCGGACATGGTATAAAGGTTAAGGTTGAAGGCAAAGAAATACTTGCAGGTAATATTAAATTAATGAACAAAGAAAATATTCAAGTTAGTAAGGTTGAATCTGTAGGAACTGTAGTACATGTTGCATTAAATAATGTGTATGCAGGTTATATTGTGATTTCAGATGAGGTTAAGGATGATTCGGCGAGCGCAATTAAGGCATTAAAAGCCCTTGGTGTTAAAAAGACCGTCATGCTTACAGGAGATGTAAGGTCTGTTGGTGAAAAAGTAGGTAAGCAGTTAGGGTTAGATGAGGTATATGCAGAGTTATTACCTACTGAAAAAGTTGAAAAACTTGAATTGATTGATAAACAAAAGTCACCGAAAGGGAAGCTTGTCTTTGTAGGTGATGGTATAAATGATGCGCCGGTACTTGCAAGAGCTGACATCGGAATGGCAATGGGAGGCTTAGGATCAGATGCAGCCATTGAAGCTGCTGATGTGGTAATTATGACCGATGAACCATCTAAAATAGCTACAGGTATAAAGATTGCAAAGAGAACACGAAAAATTGTATGGCAGAATATAATTCTTGCTATGGGAGTTAAGCTTATATTCTTAATCCTAGGCGCTACTGGTGTAGCTTCATTGTGGGAAGCAGTATTCGCTGATGTTGGGGTAACAGTTATTGCTGTAATAAATGCCATGAGAGTAATGCGCGTTAAAGACATATAG
- a CDS encoding thioredoxin family protein yields the protein MAKRLIEVFTAGCYVCDNTVKQIKELACPNCEVIVYDLNKKCETNECEDKAKKYGIQSVPAVAINGKLVDCCKNKGIDIEALKAAGLGQ from the coding sequence ATGGCTAAAAGATTAATTGAAGTGTTTACTGCAGGTTGTTATGTGTGTGATAATACTGTAAAGCAAATTAAAGAATTAGCATGCCCTAACTGCGAAGTGATAGTTTATGACTTAAATAAAAAGTGTGAGACAAATGAGTGCGAAGATAAAGCTAAAAAATACGGAATACAATCTGTTCCTGCTGTAGCAATTAACGGTAAATTAGTAGACTGCTGCAAAAACAAAGGAATTGATATTGAAGCATTAAAAGCGGCTGGATTAGGTCAGTAA
- a CDS encoding MerR family transcriptional regulator has translation MNGLSIGEVAKKSNVNIETIRYYERRGLISEPPRTESGYRIFPLETVERIKFIKRSQELGFSLDEIEKLLAITEDEEHFDSKEILDFATQKIREIELKIHDLQKIKTTLEDLSAQCPGSGNPICKCPIVETLSKGGGKEWLKD, from the coding sequence ATGAATGGTTTATCAATAGGTGAAGTTGCAAAAAAATCTAATGTGAATATTGAAACCATCAGGTATTATGAAAGACGTGGCTTAATTTCAGAACCACCTAGAACTGAATCAGGTTATCGAATATTTCCTTTAGAAACTGTCGAGAGGATTAAATTTATTAAGCGTTCTCAAGAATTAGGCTTTTCTCTCGATGAAATTGAAAAACTTCTAGCAATTACAGAAGATGAAGAACACTTTGATTCTAAAGAAATTCTTGATTTTGCTACTCAAAAAATTAGGGAGATTGAATTAAAAATTCATGATCTCCAAAAAATCAAAACTACTTTAGAAGATCTATCTGCTCAATGTCCTGGATCAGGCAATCCTATTTGTAAATGTCCAATTGTTGAAACTTTATCGAAGGGAGGTGGAAAAGAATGGCTAAAAGATTAA
- a CDS encoding ABC transporter permease, whose protein sequence is MMKTDKVNNNLDFIAFKTMVKRDLVVQARNKWEFVFRVAMLPFVLILLYGYILPRVGIVGPNFPNQMFPGMVGMSILVTGIHGTAVPLTMDFNMSREIEDRLQAPVNVRVVAFAKMFVGILESWIGGLIVLPVSLLFMASSLDITINAQGILTLIPILVLAAICSATLGLLVGTIIKPNQIAAMFPGFLMPLVFTGAIFFSWNSLSATPIIQKLVLINPLLYVNEALRAVLTPQIPHMHLAYSILGIIISSLIMGYFGARRFARMSGGKW, encoded by the coding sequence ATGATGAAAACAGATAAAGTAAATAACAATTTGGATTTTATAGCATTTAAAACTATGGTCAAACGTGACTTAGTAGTTCAGGCAAGGAATAAATGGGAGTTTGTTTTCCGTGTAGCCATGTTACCTTTTGTGCTGATTCTTCTTTATGGTTATATTTTGCCTAGAGTAGGAATTGTAGGACCAAATTTCCCTAACCAGATGTTTCCAGGTATGGTAGGCATGAGCATACTTGTTACAGGAATTCATGGTACGGCAGTTCCTCTAACTATGGATTTTAATATGTCCAGAGAAATAGAAGATCGTTTACAGGCACCTGTTAATGTACGAGTTGTAGCTTTTGCAAAGATGTTTGTAGGAATTTTAGAATCATGGATAGGCGGTTTGATAGTATTACCAGTATCCTTGCTATTTATGGCCAGCTCTCTAGATATAACAATAAATGCTCAAGGTATTCTAACGCTTATTCCAATATTGGTACTTGCTGCTATTTGTTCAGCAACTCTTGGCCTTTTGGTTGGAACTATTATTAAACCTAATCAAATTGCCGCTATGTTTCCAGGCTTCTTAATGCCTTTGGTTTTCACAGGAGCTATATTCTTCTCTTGGAATTCATTAAGTGCAACTCCAATTATTCAAAAGCTAGTTTTAATAAACCCTTTATTATATGTTAATGAAGCATTAAGAGCAGTTTTAACACCACAAATCCCTCATATGCATTTAGCATATAGTATCTTAGGAATAATCATAAGTTCACTTATAATGGGGTATTTTGGAGCTAGAAGATTTGCCCGCATGTCAGGTGGGAAATGGTAG
- a CDS encoding ABC transporter ATP-binding protein: MSDIILRVENLHKVFQVSKDRKVEAVRSISFEVQRGEIFGFLGPNGAGKSTTISMVTTQLEPTSGKIFIDDQSTLENPALARRKIGVVAQHNNLDKGLTARENLIYHAKYFGIDDKTANERADEYLHKFGLTERQNDYVKSYSGGMAQRLKIARAIMHNPAILFLDEPTTGLDPSYRSILWEQILTLNKAGTTIFLTTHYMEEPEQLCDRIAIVDKGELKALGTVEELKTLIPSNNIISIKLANLDPIFARQAKTLPEVTNATIKNGVLLLYMKDNKPDFNQILEWVNKLDTPLQNISLSASTLDDVFIHLTGKGSINHDENR, encoded by the coding sequence ATGTCAGATATAATTCTTAGAGTAGAAAACTTACACAAGGTATTTCAAGTGTCAAAAGATCGGAAAGTAGAAGCAGTCCGTAGCATTAGCTTTGAGGTACAACGAGGAGAAATTTTTGGTTTTCTAGGACCGAATGGAGCTGGTAAAAGTACTACAATTAGCATGGTGACCACTCAGTTAGAACCTACATCGGGTAAGATCTTTATTGATGATCAATCAACTTTAGAAAATCCTGCTCTAGCACGTAGAAAAATAGGTGTAGTTGCTCAACACAATAATTTAGATAAGGGACTAACTGCAAGAGAAAACCTAATCTATCATGCTAAATATTTTGGAATAGATGATAAAACAGCAAATGAAAGAGCCGATGAGTACCTTCATAAGTTTGGACTTACCGAAAGGCAAAATGATTATGTCAAAAGTTATTCAGGAGGAATGGCACAACGTTTAAAAATAGCTCGTGCTATCATGCATAACCCTGCTATATTATTTTTAGATGAACCAACAACTGGCCTAGATCCTAGTTATAGATCTATATTATGGGAACAAATACTAACCTTAAATAAAGCTGGAACCACAATATTTCTTACAACTCATTATATGGAAGAGCCAGAGCAGCTATGTGATCGAATTGCTATTGTTGATAAAGGAGAGTTAAAAGCTCTAGGAACAGTTGAAGAATTAAAAACACTAATTCCTAGCAATAATATTATTTCCATAAAATTAGCCAATCTTGATCCTATATTTGCTAGGCAAGCTAAGACCTTACCTGAAGTAACAAATGCTACCATTAAAAATGGTGTACTACTTCTATATATGAAGGATAATAAGCCTGATTTCAACCAGATTTTAGAATGGGTAAATAAATTAGATACACCTTTACAAAATATAAGTTTAAGCGCAAGTACGCTTGATGATGTATTCATACATTTAACTGGAAAGGGGAGCATAAATCATGATGAAAACAGATAA
- the sigZ gene encoding RNA polymerase sigma factor SigZ, whose translation MRYCVDCIWEKFNVPLKRFIMKRVENEEDADDILQEVFIKIHNNVGGLMDHSKIHVWIYSITRNTIIDHYRKNNKKYEILELPEDIESFTEKESSYNLEIAHCLKNMVNTLPDIYKQAIILTEFKNMTQKELSEKMGISLPGAKSRVQRGRKKLKEMLLDCCCLEMDRRGNIVDYKHKSDECKYC comes from the coding sequence GTGAGGTACTGTGTAGATTGTATTTGGGAGAAATTCAACGTACCACTTAAAAGATTTATAATGAAGCGAGTAGAAAATGAAGAAGATGCTGATGATATTTTACAGGAGGTTTTTATCAAAATTCATAATAACGTAGGAGGTTTAATGGACCATAGCAAAATTCATGTTTGGATATATAGTATAACCCGGAACACTATCATTGACCACTATAGGAAAAATAATAAAAAATATGAGATTTTGGAGCTACCAGAAGATATAGAAAGTTTTACAGAAAAAGAATCATCTTATAATCTTGAGATAGCACATTGTCTAAAAAATATGGTTAATACATTACCTGATATATATAAGCAAGCTATTATTCTAACGGAATTTAAAAATATGACACAAAAAGAGCTAAGTGAGAAGATGGGTATATCTTTACCAGGGGCAAAGTCAAGAGTTCAGCGTGGAAGAAAAAAATTAAAAGAAATGCTACTAGACTGCTGCTGTTTGGAAATGGATCGTAGAGGAAATATTGTTGACTACAAACATAAGAGTGATGAATGCAAATACTGTTAA
- a CDS encoding arsenite methyltransferase: MAKSREDIRGFIRKNYAQVAKKGNVGGCCSGGCSCSDAPIDINETSMKLGYTENDLSNVPTEANMGLGCGNPIAIANLKEGEVVLDLGSGGGFDCFLARRQVGESGYVIGVDMTPDMISLARKNAEKSGYTNVEFRLGEIEHLPVPDSSVDVIISNCVINLSPDKKQVFKEAFRVLKAGGRLSTSDVVATAELPQNIKDDLSLIASCIGGAEYVEDIKEMIKQAGFKNIKLTSKDNSRDIVKEWAPNKNIEDFISSYIIEAVK; this comes from the coding sequence ATGGCGAAGAGTAGAGAAGATATCAGAGGGTTTATAAGAAAAAATTATGCCCAGGTAGCAAAAAAAGGAAATGTAGGCGGCTGCTGTAGTGGTGGATGCAGTTGTAGTGATGCACCAATAGATATTAATGAAACATCTATGAAGCTTGGTTACACAGAAAATGATCTTTCAAATGTGCCAACTGAAGCAAATATGGGATTAGGCTGCGGAAATCCTATTGCTATAGCAAATCTTAAAGAAGGGGAAGTAGTCTTAGATCTTGGAAGTGGTGGAGGATTTGATTGTTTTCTTGCTAGAAGGCAGGTAGGCGAAAGTGGATACGTTATAGGGGTTGATATGACACCTGATATGATCAGCCTTGCAAGAAAAAATGCAGAAAAAAGTGGATATACAAATGTAGAATTTAGATTAGGAGAGATTGAACATTTACCTGTACCAGATAGTTCAGTAGATGTTATTATATCCAATTGTGTAATTAATTTATCCCCTGACAAGAAGCAGGTGTTTAAAGAAGCTTTTAGAGTTCTTAAAGCAGGTGGTAGATTGTCAACTTCCGACGTTGTTGCAACAGCAGAGTTACCACAAAATATAAAAGATGATTTAAGTCTAATTGCAAGCTGTATTGGTGGTGCAGAATATGTTGAAGATATTAAAGAAATGATAAAACAGGCAGGGTTTAAAAATATTAAACTGACATCTAAGGATAACAGCAGAGATATTGTTAAGGAATGGGCACCAAATAAGAATATTGAAGATTTTATTAGTTCTTATATAATTGAAGCAGTAAAATAG